In the Orenia marismortui DSM 5156 genome, one interval contains:
- a CDS encoding MBL fold metallo-hydrolase, whose translation MEIKKVGNRGVLFKFFYLQDTGFGVTTNVYLINTKNYVFVCDTFLGPDSMKEVKNYIDINFPNKIIIIFNSHYDWDHIWGNCIFEENIIISHKLCRNNIIREGEKELEVYSEYKRGDVEIIPSNLTFDNKISFEEEGVEFFHSPGHTNGSASCIDLVDKVLFSGDNVEYPIPYFQADNIYDYKDTLEKYLNLDIKKVIPGHGEISNKSLIKENITYINNIITGDIEEYLDFKYRKVHLENLKRIGKLI comes from the coding sequence TTGGAAATTAAGAAAGTGGGAAATAGGGGAGTATTATTTAAGTTTTTCTATCTACAAGATACAGGATTTGGGGTAACAACCAATGTATATTTAATTAATACTAAAAATTATGTTTTTGTTTGTGATACCTTTTTAGGTCCTGATTCAATGAAAGAAGTAAAAAATTACATAGATATTAATTTTCCTAATAAAATAATAATTATATTTAATTCACATTATGATTGGGACCATATTTGGGGAAACTGTATTTTTGAAGAAAATATAATTATTTCTCATAAGTTATGTAGAAACAATATAATAAGAGAGGGAGAGAAGGAGCTAGAAGTATACTCTGAATATAAAAGGGGAGATGTTGAAATTATTCCTTCTAATCTTACTTTTGATAATAAGATATCCTTTGAAGAAGAAGGTGTAGAATTTTTTCATAGTCCAGGCCATACAAATGGTTCAGCCAGTTGTATAGATTTGGTTGATAAAGTGTTATTTTCAGGCGATAATGTTGAATATCCTATTCCTTATTTTCAAGCAGATAATATTTATGATTATAAAGATACATTAGAAAAGTATCTGAACTTAGATATAAAAAAGGTAATTCCTGGTCATGGAGAGATTAGTAATAAGTCTTTAATTAAAGAGAATATAACTTATATCAATAATATTATAACAGGAGATATAGAAGAGTATTTAGATTTTAAATATAGAAAGGTTCATTTAGAAAATTTGAAGAGGATAGGGAAATTAATTTGA
- the folK gene encoding 2-amino-4-hydroxy-6-hydroxymethyldihydropteridine diphosphokinase, whose product MINSYLGLGTNVGDRKDNLRQAISLIKDFPQTKVLLLSKIYETEPWGYTEQDNFLNMCLKLETALSPYQLLAECQAVEKELKRKRKVRWGPRTIDVDILLYDNVNLSEEDLTIPHPRIAERNFVLIPLRDLDKKLTISNKKIDELINNNVNAGVKLYRESIFEDFTNM is encoded by the coding sequence GTGATTAATTCCTATCTAGGATTAGGTACTAATGTAGGTGACAGAAAGGATAATTTGCGCCAAGCAATAAGTTTAATCAAAGATTTTCCACAGACTAAGGTGTTGCTATTGTCTAAGATATATGAAACAGAGCCATGGGGTTACACTGAACAGGATAATTTCCTAAATATGTGTCTGAAGTTAGAGACAGCTTTAAGCCCTTATCAGCTATTAGCAGAATGTCAAGCTGTGGAAAAAGAGTTAAAAAGAAAGAGAAAAGTTAGATGGGGACCAAGAACTATTGATGTAGATATTTTACTTTATGATAATGTTAATCTTAGTGAAGAAGATTTAACTATACCTCATCCAAGAATAGCAGAAAGGAATTTTGTCTTAATTCCCTTAAGAGATTTAGATAAGAAGTTAACTATAAGTAATAAAAAGATTGATGAATTGATAAATAATAATGTTAATGCTGGAGTTAAACTATATAGAGAATCTATTTTTGAAGATTTCACAAATATGTGA
- the folB gene encoding dihydroneopterin aldolase codes for MDKILLNNLSFYGYHGVLEEENNLGQKFFIDLELAADLEAAGESDDLDRSVNYALVYEVVKEICEEEKYQLLEALAERIAAKVLKEFPKVEEVTLRVKKPEAPIPGIFDYVGVEIRRKRIREE; via the coding sequence ATGGATAAAATTCTTCTTAATAATTTATCGTTTTATGGTTATCATGGCGTTTTAGAAGAAGAGAATAACTTGGGGCAAAAGTTCTTTATAGATTTAGAATTAGCTGCTGACTTAGAGGCGGCAGGAGAAAGTGATGATTTAGATCGGTCAGTAAATTATGCATTGGTCTATGAAGTGGTAAAAGAGATATGTGAAGAAGAGAAATATCAGTTGCTTGAAGCTTTAGCTGAAAGAATAGCAGCTAAAGTTCTAAAAGAATTTCCTAAGGTGGAAGAGGTAACGCTAAGAGTAAAAAAACCTGAAGCTCCTATTCCAGGAATTTTTGATTATGTAGGAGTAGAGATTAGAAGAAAAAGAATTAGAGAGGAGTAG
- the folP gene encoding dihydropteroate synthase translates to MFKFGTRTHIMGILNVTPDSFSDGGDYFDLEDAIYRAQQMVEQGADIIDIGAESTRPGAEKVSAKEEIKRLKPVIKAIKDKVSIPISIDTYKPEVAKAVLEIGVDIINDVWGLQWDEKMAEVVSEYDIPIIIMYNARGNKERTSIMEAMTDFLNRSIKVAKQAGVKDSNIILDPGVGFGTTQEENLEIMRNISELKNLGYPVLLGTSRKSMIGHILDLPPKERVEGTVATTVMGIMQGVDIVRVHDIKENLRAAKVTDAIVRKNN, encoded by the coding sequence ATGTTTAAGTTTGGTACAAGAACTCATATCATGGGAATCTTAAATGTTACTCCTGATAGTTTTTCTGATGGGGGTGACTATTTTGATCTAGAAGATGCTATCTATCGTGCCCAGCAGATGGTTGAGCAGGGGGCAGATATTATTGATATTGGAGCTGAATCTACTAGACCAGGGGCAGAAAAAGTATCAGCTAAAGAAGAGATAAAGAGATTGAAGCCTGTAATTAAGGCTATTAAAGATAAGGTTAGTATTCCAATCTCGATTGATACATATAAGCCAGAAGTGGCTAAGGCAGTTTTAGAAATAGGTGTAGATATAATTAATGATGTTTGGGGCTTGCAATGGGATGAAAAGATGGCAGAAGTAGTATCTGAGTATGATATTCCAATAATAATAATGTATAATGCTCGTGGTAATAAAGAGAGAACTAGTATTATGGAAGCTATGACTGATTTTTTAAATAGAAGTATTAAGGTGGCTAAGCAGGCAGGAGTTAAGGATAGTAATATAATATTGGATCCTGGAGTTGGTTTTGGTACTACTCAAGAAGAGAATTTAGAGATTATGAGAAATATATCAGAATTAAAGAATTTAGGATATCCAGTCCTACTTGGTACTTCTAGAAAATCGATGATAGGTCATATACTGGATTTGCCACCTAAGGAGAGAGTAGAAGGTACAGTAGCTACTACAGTTATGGGAATTATGCAAGGGGTAGATATAGTTAGAGTACATGATATTAAAGAGAACCTTCGAGCAGCAAAAGTAACGGATGCAATAGTTAGAAAGAATAATTGA
- the folE gene encoding GTP cyclohydrolase I FolE translates to MNKKKIERAVRNILEAIDEDPTREGLQRTPERVAQMYEDIFAGTNQNPEEHLEFFSDDMDYEDLILVKDIIFYSMCEHHLIPFFGKVHIAYIPKEGRITGFSRLARLVETVARRLQLQERMNKMIADAIVKILEPLGVLVIVEAEQMCMTMRGIKKTESRTITSAVRGIFKEDSASRAEVMNLIKGSD, encoded by the coding sequence ATGAATAAGAAGAAGATAGAAAGAGCAGTTAGAAATATATTGGAAGCCATTGATGAAGACCCAACTAGAGAGGGATTGCAGAGAACACCAGAAAGAGTGGCTCAAATGTATGAAGATATATTTGCAGGTACTAATCAGAATCCAGAAGAACATTTAGAGTTTTTTTCCGATGATATGGATTATGAAGATTTAATATTAGTTAAAGATATAATTTTTTATTCTATGTGTGAACATCATTTAATACCTTTCTTTGGTAAGGTACATATAGCTTATATTCCTAAAGAAGGTAGGATAACTGGTTTCTCTCGATTAGCTAGATTGGTAGAAACAGTAGCAAGAAGGCTTCAGTTACAAGAGAGGATGAATAAGATGATAGCTGATGCTATTGTTAAGATATTAGAACCTCTTGGGGTTTTAGTAATTGTAGAAGCAGAACAGATGTGTATGACTATGAGAGGGATTAAGAAGACTGAAAGCAGAACAATAACTTCGGCAGTAAGAGGTATATTTAAAGAGGATAGTGCTAGTAGAGCTGAAGTAATGAATTTGATAAAGGGCAGTGATTAG
- a CDS encoding TRAP transporter permease, whose protein sequence is MAKELIAENEVDELLEEFDPATNIRNYKGIMALIITLIAVGMSVFHLYTAGFGILLALKQRAVHLGFVLVLIFLLYPFKKKVKDNKFLTALDYIFAVLGLVVTAYLVINYRDLVARAGIYTAVDKTMAIIAILLVLEGARRVVGWELPAISIIFLLYAYFGQQMPNLLAHRGFSIDRIVSHMYFTTEGIFGTPLGVSAKYVFLFILLGSFAKRTGLGDLFIDLSMALAGRSTGGPAKAAVVSSGLMGSISGSSVANTVATGSFTIPLMKSIGYKPKFAAAVESAASTGGQIMPPIMGAAAFIMAEFIETPYSQIAKAAILPAILYYLAVGLMVHFEAKKLGLSGLEKDQVPKIKNILITRGHMIIPLFSIFYMLFKGYTPLKASFMGIILSFVLCFVRADTRMSLQDLIDTLEEGAKAALGVAVACACVGFIVGVTTLTGLGLKFTAITLSLSGGKLFPALFFTMVACTILGTGLPTTATYIVLASIAAPALVKLGVPLLAAHLFVLYFGVVADLTPPAALAAYAGAGIAGSDPLKTGVTAVKLAIAGFVVPFIFAYDPSMLLLNTTVGEVVIITLSSLLGVFALAGGVLGYLKRKTSIIEEILLLASAITLLIPGWKTDLIGLIVLSGVWFLQNKKITYIVEKNA, encoded by the coding sequence ATGGCTAAGGAATTAATAGCTGAAAATGAAGTAGATGAGTTATTAGAAGAATTTGATCCAGCAACTAATATTAGAAATTATAAAGGGATTATGGCCCTTATTATTACATTAATTGCTGTAGGTATGTCTGTGTTTCACTTATATACAGCAGGCTTTGGGATTTTATTGGCATTGAAACAAAGAGCGGTTCATTTAGGCTTTGTGTTAGTCTTAATCTTTTTATTATATCCGTTTAAGAAAAAGGTTAAAGATAATAAATTTTTAACAGCTTTAGATTATATTTTTGCAGTTTTAGGGCTTGTTGTAACTGCTTATTTAGTAATTAACTATAGAGATTTAGTAGCTAGAGCAGGAATCTATACTGCGGTTGATAAAACTATGGCTATTATAGCTATTTTGTTGGTCTTAGAGGGAGCTAGACGTGTTGTAGGTTGGGAATTACCTGCTATATCTATTATATTCTTATTATATGCATATTTTGGACAACAGATGCCAAATCTATTGGCACATAGAGGTTTTTCGATAGATAGAATTGTGAGTCATATGTACTTTACGACTGAAGGAATTTTTGGTACTCCATTAGGTGTTTCAGCTAAGTATGTATTTTTATTTATTCTGTTAGGATCTTTTGCTAAACGAACAGGTTTAGGAGATTTATTTATTGATTTATCGATGGCTTTAGCTGGTAGAAGTACTGGAGGACCAGCAAAAGCTGCTGTAGTATCTAGTGGATTAATGGGTTCGATTTCAGGAAGTTCTGTTGCTAACACAGTAGCTACAGGGTCTTTTACTATTCCTTTGATGAAAAGTATTGGCTATAAGCCTAAGTTTGCTGCTGCAGTAGAATCTGCTGCTTCTACTGGAGGCCAGATTATGCCGCCGATTATGGGGGCTGCTGCTTTTATTATGGCCGAGTTTATTGAAACTCCTTATAGCCAAATCGCGAAGGCAGCTATTTTACCAGCGATTTTATACTATTTAGCTGTAGGTTTAATGGTTCACTTTGAAGCTAAAAAGTTAGGATTAAGTGGTTTAGAGAAGGATCAAGTACCGAAAATAAAAAATATTTTAATAACAAGGGGCCATATGATTATACCTTTGTTCTCTATTTTCTATATGCTATTTAAAGGCTATACTCCATTAAAGGCATCTTTTATGGGGATTATTCTTTCCTTTGTTCTATGCTTTGTTAGGGCTGATACTCGAATGAGCTTGCAGGATTTAATAGATACTTTAGAGGAAGGTGCTAAAGCAGCATTAGGTGTTGCTGTTGCCTGTGCTTGTGTAGGATTTATTGTTGGGGTTACTACTTTGACTGGTTTGGGATTAAAGTTTACAGCTATTACCCTTTCTTTATCTGGTGGTAAGTTATTCCCTGCTTTATTCTTTACTATGGTTGCTTGTACTATACTAGGAACTGGATTACCTACAACAGCAACTTATATAGTATTAGCATCTATTGCAGCACCTGCTTTAGTTAAGCTAGGTGTACCTTTATTAGCAGCTCATTTATTTGTATTATACTTTGGTGTAGTTGCTGATTTAACACCTCCAGCAGCTTTGGCAGCTTATGCAGGAGCTGGAATTGCTGGATCTGATCCATTAAAAACAGGAGTTACAGCTGTTAAATTAGCTATAGCAGGATTTGTAGTTCCTTTTATTTTTGCTTATGATCCATCTATGTTATTGTTAAATACTACTGTTGGAGAGGTGGTAATCATCACCTTAAGTTCTTTGTTAGGTGTATTTGCCTTAGCGGGAGGAGTTTTAGGTTATTTAAAAAGAAAGACAAGCATTATAGAAGAGATTTTATTGTTAGCTAGTGCAATTACTTTGTTAATTCCAGGGTGGAAAACTGACCTAATTGGTTTAATTGTACTGAGCGGAGTATGGTTTTTACAAAATAAGAAAATTACTTATATAGTTGAAAAAAACGCATAA
- a CDS encoding DUF1850 domain-containing protein, with amino-acid sequence MKEANSGKIIWQKSNVEDLEFAIEYMHSVEKTPVWDYFKVENGEILLTGTRYESYGAGLPYLQEYDYIVENEEFIINGINKVLDNIPVRVSDFAKHKFLVEDKEYKLYEMTRPQNLLIIEVENVSQLAMLTRRIKQWLRN; translated from the coding sequence ATGAAAGAAGCTAACTCTGGAAAAATAATTTGGCAAAAATCAAATGTAGAAGATTTAGAATTTGCAATTGAATATATGCATTCTGTGGAGAAAACACCGGTTTGGGATTATTTTAAAGTTGAGAATGGTGAAATTTTATTAACAGGAACTCGGTATGAGTCTTATGGTGCAGGATTACCTTATCTTCAAGAATATGATTATATTGTGGAGAATGAAGAGTTTATAATTAATGGGATTAATAAAGTTCTAGACAATATTCCTGTAAGAGTTAGTGATTTTGCTAAACATAAATTTCTGGTTGAAGATAAAGAGTACAAATTATATGAGATGACAAGACCTCAGAATTTATTAATAATAGAAGTAGAAAATGTAAGTCAGTTAGCAATGTTGACAAGGAGGATAAAACAATGGCTAAGGAATTAA
- a CDS encoding TAXI family TRAP transporter solute-binding subunit, translated as MILTMKKRIVLSLLLVLGLLVVGCSSNQEASKTKTKFLSIATGGTSGTYYPVGGAIAKVISENVDNVEASAQSTGASVTNSRLIQKKEVELAILQNDIASYAYNAKNDFEGNAVNNMRGIATLYPEIIQIVVRSESGIKTIDDLKGKKVAVGAPGSGVEANAKQILSTFGLTYDDIDEDFLSFGEAASRLKDRQIDAAFLTAGVPTAAVMDVAATQDIKLLNLTVDQINELNSKYPFLTGVEIPAGTYNGQEQIVNTVALKATLVVQEELSEDLVYNITKAIFENRDALVEAHARAKDIKAETAQDGMTIPLHPGAQKYFDELK; from the coding sequence ATGATTTTAACAATGAAGAAGAGAATAGTATTAAGTTTATTATTAGTATTAGGTTTATTGGTTGTGGGGTGTTCATCAAATCAAGAAGCATCTAAGACGAAAACTAAGTTTTTATCTATTGCAACAGGAGGTACTTCTGGTACTTATTATCCCGTAGGAGGAGCAATTGCTAAAGTTATCAGTGAAAATGTTGATAATGTTGAAGCATCAGCTCAGTCTACAGGTGCTTCTGTAACAAATTCTCGTTTGATTCAAAAGAAAGAAGTAGAGTTAGCTATTTTACAAAATGATATTGCTAGCTATGCTTATAATGCAAAGAATGATTTTGAAGGAAATGCTGTTAATAATATGAGAGGTATTGCAACTTTATATCCAGAGATTATTCAGATTGTAGTTAGAAGCGAATCTGGAATTAAAACTATAGATGATCTTAAAGGTAAAAAAGTAGCAGTAGGTGCTCCAGGTAGTGGAGTAGAAGCAAACGCTAAACAGATTTTAAGTACTTTTGGTTTGACTTATGATGATATAGATGAGGATTTTTTATCCTTTGGAGAGGCTGCTAGTAGATTAAAGGATAGACAAATTGACGCAGCATTCTTAACTGCTGGTGTACCGACAGCAGCGGTGATGGATGTAGCAGCAACTCAAGATATTAAATTATTGAATCTAACTGTTGATCAAATAAATGAATTAAATTCTAAATATCCATTCTTGACTGGAGTAGAAATTCCAGCAGGTACTTATAATGGACAAGAGCAAATAGTAAATACAGTTGCTTTAAAAGCTACTTTGGTTGTTCAAGAAGAGCTATCTGAGGATCTAGTATATAATATAACTAAAGCAATTTTTGAAAATCGTGATGCTTTAGTAGAAGCTCATGCTAGAGCTAAGGATATTAAAGCTGAAACTGCTCAAGATGGAATGACAATTCCTCTTCATCCAGGAGCTCAGAAATATTTTGATGAATTAAAATAA
- the murI gene encoding glutamate racemase, with amino-acid sequence MDRKGPIALFDSGVGGLTIAKEVISEFPQEQIVYFGDTAHLPYGPRSQEEVKGFVLKIIDYFVNINAKMIIIACNTATAAGLEAAKNKFDIPIIGPIQPGVEEAVLATNNRKVGIIATEGTINSGAYQNKLRKSDSKLEIFDQACPEFIPLVEMGDLYSSRTKQVVEGYLSSLKENDIDTLLLGCTHFPYLERVIREVMGERVNLIYPGRGIALKVRQILESNALLNNSTEKKDNKFYVSDLDRLSKNFVKLGKEFLGFEELEFQRLDLWSKNNL; translated from the coding sequence ATGGATAGAAAGGGTCCAATAGCTCTTTTTGATTCAGGTGTAGGAGGATTGACAATTGCAAAAGAGGTAATATCAGAATTTCCTCAAGAGCAAATTGTTTATTTTGGTGATACTGCTCATCTTCCTTATGGTCCTAGATCACAAGAAGAGGTTAAAGGGTTTGTTCTTAAGATTATTGATTATTTTGTTAATATAAATGCTAAAATGATAATAATTGCTTGTAATACTGCTACAGCTGCAGGCCTAGAAGCAGCAAAAAATAAATTTGATATTCCGATTATAGGTCCTATTCAGCCAGGTGTAGAAGAAGCGGTTTTGGCTACAAATAATAGAAAAGTCGGGATTATTGCTACAGAAGGAACTATAAATAGTGGGGCTTATCAGAATAAATTAAGAAAATCAGATTCTAAATTAGAAATTTTTGATCAAGCTTGTCCGGAATTTATACCTTTAGTTGAAATGGGTGATTTATATAGTTCTAGAACTAAGCAGGTTGTTGAAGGTTATCTGTCTTCTTTGAAGGAAAATGACATAGATACTTTATTATTAGGCTGTACTCATTTTCCTTATTTGGAAAGAGTGATAAGGGAAGTTATGGGAGAAAGAGTAAATTTGATTTATCCAGGCCGAGGTATTGCTTTAAAAGTTAGACAAATACTAGAAAGTAATGCTTTGTTAAATAATTCTACAGAAAAAAAAGACAATAAATTTTATGTAAGTGATTTAGATAGATTATCTAAAAATTTTGTTAAGTTAGGAAAAGAATTTTTAGGTTTTGAAGAGTTAGAATTTCAAAGATTAGATTTATGGTCAAAAAATAATTTATAG
- a CDS encoding GerMN domain-containing protein, which yields MIDLKSKKIYMISILVIILILYFSYLNFFKTREVKLYFSDKEAQYLLPESRKLKVSNLYQSIVEELIEGPESKNLEITIPSQTRLIDIKLEDGTALVNFSKELKSKHWGGSTGEIITVYSIVNTLTSLEEIDQVRILISGKKIDTLVGHLELDKPLGFNSKLLIQ from the coding sequence ATGATTGATCTAAAATCTAAAAAAATATACATGATCTCTATTTTGGTGATTATTTTAATTTTGTATTTTTCTTATTTGAACTTTTTTAAAACTAGAGAGGTTAAACTTTATTTTAGTGATAAGGAAGCTCAATATTTATTACCTGAAAGCAGAAAGTTAAAGGTTAGTAATTTATATCAAAGTATAGTTGAAGAGCTTATTGAGGGTCCAGAGTCTAAAAATTTAGAAATTACAATTCCTTCTCAGACAAGGCTGATTGATATAAAATTAGAAGATGGTACTGCCTTAGTCAATTTTAGTAAAGAGCTAAAATCTAAGCATTGGGGTGGAAGTACTGGAGAGATAATTACTGTTTACTCTATTGTGAATACACTCACTTCTTTAGAGGAGATAGATCAGGTTCGAATTCTAATTTCTGGTAAGAAAATAGATACTTTAGTAGGACATCTAGAGTTAGACAAACCTTTAGGTTTTAATAGTAAGTTATTAATTCAGTAG
- a CDS encoding N-acetylmuramoyl-L-alanine amidase, producing the protein MPRKTLIVLLLIILSMALVETSFAEEENIKLMINSEVITENLDYNIVDNDILVPLNILTDNLDIVVKWFSSINTIQLDIKDKLIKFRIGDRNLQVNNRIVKMSTPAKIIDGQPMIPLKSVGEVLGLIIKSYPKQRLVQILEVKSQLKDIKYNQSDDYERLELLLTEEVDYDIDFLPESERIILDLEGAIFDNKINSLRLESDLVKNIRMTRVNNNSRVIIDLFANVDYTIEKVRVEGKYKYLLKFSPIITDIGYDKGVININSTLPLRGTKVSYLSNPNRVVVDIKNAALQKAQDIKIDDETIKGIRISQFQTKPNNLVRAVIDLKEETRIKLHNKGSKISIIPIKNQLLDFEYDLKHESLVFKLSNKVEPKVFPLTQGDRLVLDFPSTINRVLKNKIAVNNKSIEEVRIAQFDKETTRVVIDLVELVPYDLKWDGNTVQVKLMNKLIDINLKKNKLKTKLNFSLLKPTRYRVYKLINPDRLVIDIFNTMTNSKQIKLPKLGDIVKDIRVSQYSVDPQQQVRVVLELAEEVEFQIKEDISDKIEITLVREKLESNLKDRLIVLDPGHGGHDPGAIGFSGTREKDLVLDIALKLENLLEEAGAKVIMTRNIDQYIELSDRVNIANTMDADIFVSIHLNSHKDKKFEGTETYIRTNYNQTTLLLASLTQRALVNGLKTVDRGVKSNSLHVLDNTNMPAVLNEIAFISNKKEEKVLKTDEFQEEAAISLYKGINNYFRLLAEEED; encoded by the coding sequence ATGCCAAGAAAGACATTAATTGTGCTATTGTTAATTATTTTATCCATGGCTTTAGTAGAAACTTCGTTTGCTGAAGAAGAGAATATAAAGCTAATGATTAATAGTGAAGTTATAACTGAGAATCTAGATTACAATATAGTAGACAATGATATTTTGGTGCCATTAAATATATTAACAGATAATTTAGATATTGTAGTAAAGTGGTTTTCTTCTATTAACACTATACAACTTGATATTAAAGATAAGCTTATTAAGTTTAGAATTGGAGATAGAAACTTACAAGTTAATAATAGAATAGTAAAGATGTCTACACCAGCAAAGATAATTGATGGACAACCTATGATTCCATTAAAATCTGTAGGAGAAGTTTTAGGGCTTATTATTAAATCATATCCTAAACAAAGATTAGTTCAAATTTTGGAAGTTAAGTCCCAGTTAAAAGATATTAAATATAATCAAAGTGATGATTATGAGCGATTAGAATTATTATTAACAGAAGAAGTAGACTATGATATTGATTTTTTACCTGAATCAGAACGTATAATTTTAGATTTAGAAGGGGCTATATTTGATAATAAAATTAATTCTTTAAGATTAGAAAGTGATTTAGTTAAGAATATTAGAATGACTAGAGTTAATAATAATTCAAGAGTTATAATTGATTTATTTGCTAATGTAGATTACACTATTGAAAAAGTAAGGGTAGAAGGTAAATATAAATATTTACTTAAGTTTAGTCCTATTATAACAGATATAGGTTATGACAAAGGTGTAATAAATATTAATTCTACGTTACCTTTAAGAGGTACTAAAGTTAGTTACCTCTCCAACCCTAATCGTGTAGTTGTCGATATAAAGAATGCTGCACTTCAGAAAGCTCAAGATATTAAAATTGATGATGAAACTATAAAGGGAATTAGAATCAGTCAATTTCAGACTAAACCAAACAATCTTGTTCGGGCAGTTATAGATTTAAAAGAAGAAACAAGAATAAAACTGCATAATAAAGGTAGTAAAATAAGTATTATTCCAATAAAAAATCAATTATTAGATTTTGAATATGATCTTAAACATGAAAGTTTAGTATTTAAATTAAGCAATAAAGTTGAACCAAAGGTATTTCCTCTGACACAAGGTGATAGATTGGTTCTTGATTTTCCATCTACTATAAATCGTGTTCTTAAAAATAAAATAGCAGTTAATAATAAATCAATTGAAGAAGTGCGGATTGCACAATTTGATAAGGAGACGACAAGGGTTGTAATTGATTTAGTCGAACTTGTTCCTTATGATTTGAAATGGGATGGTAATACAGTACAAGTTAAATTAATGAACAAATTAATAGATATAAACTTGAAAAAGAATAAATTAAAGACAAAATTAAATTTTTCTTTGCTTAAGCCTACAAGGTATAGGGTTTATAAATTAATTAATCCAGACCGATTAGTAATTGATATATTTAACACAATGACTAATTCTAAACAGATCAAATTGCCTAAGTTAGGCGATATTGTCAAAGATATTAGAGTTAGTCAATATAGTGTAGATCCTCAACAGCAAGTTAGAGTAGTTTTAGAATTGGCAGAAGAGGTAGAGTTTCAAATTAAAGAAGATATATCAGATAAGATAGAAATAACTTTAGTTCGGGAAAAATTAGAAAGTAATTTAAAAGATAGACTTATTGTCTTAGATCCTGGTCATGGTGGACATGACCCTGGAGCAATAGGGTTTTCTGGTACTAGGGAAAAGGATTTGGTTTTAGATATTGCTTTAAAGTTAGAAAATTTGTTAGAAGAAGCAGGAGCTAAGGTTATAATGACAAGAAATATTGATCAGTATATTGAATTATCAGATAGAGTTAATATTGCTAATACTATGGATGCAGATATATTTGTAAGTATTCATTTGAATTCTCATAAAGATAAAAAGTTTGAGGGAACTGAGACCTATATAAGGACTAATTACAATCAAACAACCTTATTATTAGCCAGTCTTACTCAAAGGGCTTTGGTGAATGGCTTAAAAACTGTTGACCGAGGAGTTAAAAGTAATAGTCTACATGTACTTGATAATACTAATATGCCGGCTGTATTAAATGAAATAGCCTTTATAAGTAATAAAAAAGAAGAAAAGGTACTAAAAACTGATGAATTTCAAGAAGAGGCAGCTATATCTTTATATAAAGGAATTAATAATTATTTTAGACTATTAGCAGAGGAGGAAGATTGA